A genomic window from Candidatus Binatia bacterium includes:
- a CDS encoding SDR family oxidoreductase, which produces MLLENKVVLVSGIGPGLGRATALAAARHGADVVLAARTESRLTQVATEVEAVGRRALPVVTDISLQEDCTALVARTMEEFGRIDVLVNNAFKMPPFEPLTEQAVATIQDTFEVNVFAPMRLSQAVVPHMSAAGGGSIVMINSVILRQQKPAYGAYKMAKHSLLGLARSLAVEVGPMNIRVNSVAPGFIGAAVVDLVAQIEATERGVSPEKAKEQILESLMLRRAPEPGEIAEAVVFFASDMSRSITGQCLDVNSGQFTH; this is translated from the coding sequence GTGCTTCTGGAGAACAAAGTCGTCCTCGTATCGGGCATCGGGCCCGGTCTCGGTCGGGCCACGGCACTCGCCGCCGCTCGTCACGGGGCCGATGTCGTACTGGCCGCCCGGACCGAGTCCCGCCTGACCCAGGTCGCCACCGAAGTGGAAGCGGTCGGACGCCGCGCCCTTCCCGTGGTCACGGACATCAGCTTGCAGGAAGACTGCACGGCTCTCGTCGCGCGCACAATGGAGGAGTTCGGCCGCATCGATGTCCTCGTGAACAACGCGTTCAAGATGCCACCGTTCGAGCCGCTGACCGAACAGGCCGTCGCGACCATCCAGGACACGTTCGAAGTGAACGTCTTCGCTCCGATGCGACTCTCACAGGCCGTGGTGCCCCACATGAGCGCCGCAGGAGGCGGGTCAATTGTCATGATCAACTCCGTCATCCTTCGACAGCAGAAGCCGGCCTACGGCGCATACAAGATGGCGAAGCACTCCCTCCTCGGTCTCGCGCGCAGCCTCGCGGTCGAGGTCGGGCCGATGAACATCCGCGTGAACTCGGTCGCACCCGGCTTCATCGGAGCGGCGGTCGTCGACCTCGTCGCGCAGATCGAGGCGACCGAGCGAGGCGTCTCACCCGAGAAGGCGAAAGAGCAGATCCTCGAGTCGCTTATGCTCCGGCGCGCACCCGAACCGGGAGAGATCGCGGAAGCCGTTGTGTTCTTCGCGTCTGACATGTCCCGATCGATCACGGGACAGTGCTTGGATGTGAACTCCGGCCAGTTCACGCACTGA
- a CDS encoding SDR family NAD(P)-dependent oxidoreductase gives MRNFKGKVAVVTGAGSGIGRALALALARNGAELALSDIDEASLEETRAQAAPTSPRVTTRRIDVSDRGAIEAWATDVAAEHGRVNLVFNNAGVALSSAIVDMSHEDLEWLMGINFWGVVYGTKSFLPHLLESGDGHVINISSVFGMIAVPGQSAYNAAKFAVRGYTECLREELDIMEAGVSATCVHPGGIKTNIARSARMSGTTLGDFPPDASIQRFDELARTTPANAAETILKGVQKDARRVLIGFDARIIDTVQRLLPTTYQRILVNRSKAERAKLL, from the coding sequence ATGCGGAATTTCAAAGGTAAGGTCGCGGTGGTCACCGGCGCGGGTTCGGGAATCGGACGCGCGCTGGCTCTCGCGCTGGCCCGCAACGGCGCCGAGCTCGCGCTTTCCGACATCGACGAAGCGAGTCTGGAAGAAACCCGAGCGCAGGCCGCTCCCACCTCGCCGCGGGTGACCACCCGACGGATCGACGTCTCCGACCGGGGCGCCATCGAGGCCTGGGCGACGGACGTCGCCGCGGAGCACGGCCGGGTGAACCTCGTGTTCAACAATGCAGGCGTCGCCCTCTCCTCCGCGATCGTCGACATGTCCCACGAAGATCTCGAGTGGCTCATGGGCATCAACTTTTGGGGCGTCGTGTACGGAACCAAGTCGTTTCTTCCGCACCTCCTCGAATCGGGCGACGGCCACGTGATCAACATCTCGAGCGTCTTCGGAATGATCGCGGTCCCCGGCCAGAGCGCGTACAACGCCGCCAAGTTCGCCGTTCGCGGGTACACCGAGTGCCTGCGGGAAGAACTCGACATCATGGAAGCTGGCGTCTCGGCGACCTGCGTTCACCCGGGCGGGATCAAGACGAACATCGCACGGAGCGCCCGCATGTCCGGCACGACTCTCGGCGACTTCCCTCCCGATGCCTCCATCCAACGGTTTGACGAGCTCGCCCGCACCACCCCGGCGAATGCCGCAGAGACGATCCTGAAAGGCGTGCAGAAAGACGCTCGGCGTGTCCTCATCGGCTTCGATGCCCGCATCATCGACACGGTACAGCGCCTCCTCCCGACGACGTACCAACGCATCCTCGTGAACCGATCCAAGGCGGAGCGAGCGAAGCTTCTCTAG
- a CDS encoding acyl-CoA dehydrogenase, whose amino-acid sequence MINFELSEYDRAKIDVIKEEGLICRKYARYYDENEDSEIPPDELPEAKDFKPTPNLASTQSEEDSGPSVMAMLYTIYRCWGDYAVKLRQPKMGGLGNAALMAAGTDEQKRQWMNNFLSMAITEPGCGSDPSRVTASAVLDEKTNEWVLNGEKIFVTGGVRASGVVMWATLDKSAGRAGIKSFIVMKGAPGFEVAHKERKLGIRGEDTATYVFSDCRIPRDQLLGGNEEVSKKGSGGFRGVMKTFNMTRPAVAAFGIGISEAALDFTRDELEKAGVEFDYGTGIGSRSAVAEKFMKLETLHEASKLTVLRAAWLADQGQPNNMESSVCKAHAGTAVRAITQGCIDILGPLGVSRDNLVEKWMRDSRIIDIYEGTGQIQRLIIARGLFDYTREDLK is encoded by the coding sequence ATGATCAATTTCGAACTGAGCGAGTACGACCGGGCTAAGATCGACGTCATCAAGGAAGAGGGCCTCATCTGCCGCAAGTACGCGCGGTACTACGACGAAAACGAAGACAGCGAAATCCCGCCCGACGAACTTCCCGAGGCGAAGGACTTCAAGCCCACGCCGAATCTGGCGTCGACCCAGAGCGAAGAGGACAGCGGTCCTTCCGTGATGGCGATGCTCTACACGATCTACCGCTGCTGGGGCGATTACGCGGTGAAGTTGCGGCAGCCGAAGATGGGTGGTCTCGGCAACGCGGCGCTCATGGCCGCGGGAACCGACGAGCAGAAGCGGCAATGGATGAACAATTTCCTCTCGATGGCGATCACGGAGCCGGGTTGCGGCTCGGATCCGTCGCGTGTGACCGCGTCCGCGGTGCTCGACGAGAAGACCAATGAGTGGGTCCTGAACGGTGAGAAGATCTTCGTCACCGGTGGCGTGCGCGCGAGCGGTGTCGTCATGTGGGCCACGCTCGACAAGTCGGCCGGTCGCGCCGGTATCAAGTCGTTCATCGTGATGAAGGGCGCTCCCGGTTTCGAGGTGGCGCACAAGGAGCGGAAGCTCGGAATCCGCGGCGAGGACACGGCGACGTACGTTTTCAGCGATTGCCGGATCCCCCGTGATCAGCTCCTCGGTGGAAACGAAGAGGTGAGCAAGAAGGGCTCGGGCGGCTTCCGCGGCGTCATGAAGACCTTCAACATGACCCGGCCGGCGGTGGCGGCCTTCGGAATCGGTATCTCCGAAGCGGCCCTCGATTTCACCCGCGACGAGCTCGAGAAGGCCGGCGTCGAATTCGACTACGGCACGGGCATCGGTAGCCGCTCGGCCGTGGCCGAGAAGTTCATGAAGCTCGAGACCCTGCACGAGGCGAGCAAGCTCACAGTCCTTCGGGCCGCGTGGCTCGCCGATCAAGGCCAGCCGAACAACATGGAGTCGTCCGTCTGCAAGGCGCACGCGGGCACGGCCGTCCGGGCGATCACCCAGGGCTGCATCGACATCCTCGGGCCGCTCGGTGTGTCTCGCGACAACCTCGTCGAGAAGTGGATGCGGGATTCGCGCATCATCGATATTTACGAGGGAACGGGCCAGATCCAGCGGCTCATCATCGCTCGCGGTCTGTTCGATTACACGCGTGAGGATCTGAAATAG
- a CDS encoding acyl-CoA dehydrogenase family protein — translation MISFGLTEEQDAIRGAIHEFAEGVVRPLARICDEESTVSDDFLQQVWELGLTTTQVPETFGGMGADRAHTTNAIALEELAWGDAGLAVAALAPSLFVNALLDHGTEEQKQRLLPGLCGTSFALGSLAVVEPGAMMNAAEPKTSATAKSGGYVLSGTKRFVPFGDRASHFLVVAAADGGLGAFLVARDAAGLTISEEAEKNLGLRAVPVHVLELDGVEVAEGDRLGGPSGCNVRALLDASRVGIAACLVGIGKAMVDYCVPYAKERVAFGEEIAKKQAIAFMLSESHTEVEAMRWLVWQGASKLEKGLDATKASFQAWSYAGEKGLWVADNGIQVLGGHGFIREHPVELWFRNARTLGVLEGTVSI, via the coding sequence ATGATCTCGTTCGGTCTTACCGAAGAGCAAGACGCCATTCGCGGCGCGATTCACGAGTTCGCCGAAGGAGTCGTACGACCCCTTGCGCGCATATGTGATGAGGAGTCGACGGTCTCCGACGACTTCCTTCAGCAGGTCTGGGAGTTGGGCCTCACGACGACGCAGGTTCCCGAAACGTTCGGGGGTATGGGCGCCGATCGGGCGCACACCACGAATGCCATCGCGCTCGAAGAACTGGCGTGGGGAGATGCGGGCCTCGCGGTCGCCGCGCTCGCCCCGTCACTCTTCGTGAACGCGCTTCTCGATCACGGCACCGAAGAGCAGAAGCAGCGTTTGCTGCCCGGACTCTGCGGTACCAGCTTCGCGCTGGGATCCCTCGCCGTCGTCGAGCCGGGCGCCATGATGAACGCGGCCGAGCCCAAGACGAGCGCGACCGCCAAGAGCGGCGGGTACGTGCTGAGCGGAACCAAGCGCTTCGTGCCGTTCGGGGATCGTGCCTCGCACTTCCTGGTCGTCGCTGCAGCCGATGGTGGCCTCGGCGCCTTCCTCGTTGCGAGGGATGCCGCCGGCCTCACGATCAGCGAGGAGGCCGAGAAAAACCTCGGCCTGCGCGCCGTCCCGGTTCACGTCCTCGAACTCGATGGGGTGGAAGTAGCCGAAGGCGATCGTCTCGGCGGGCCGAGCGGATGTAACGTGCGTGCTCTGCTCGACGCGAGCCGGGTCGGCATCGCGGCGTGCCTCGTCGGCATCGGTAAGGCGATGGTCGACTACTGCGTTCCCTATGCGAAGGAGCGCGTCGCTTTCGGCGAGGAGATCGCAAAGAAGCAGGCGATCGCCTTCATGCTCTCCGAGTCCCACACGGAGGTCGAGGCGATGCGATGGCTCGTGTGGCAGGGGGCGTCGAAGCTCGAAAAAGGGCTCGACGCGACCAAGGCTAGCTTTCAGGCCTGGAGCTATGCCGGTGAGAAGGGACTCTGGGTTGCCGACAACGGTATCCAGGTGCTCGGCGGCCACGGGTTCATTCGTGAGCATCCGGTCGAATTGTGGTTCCGCAATGCGCGGACCCTGGGCGTGCTCGAAGGCACCGTGTCCATCTAA
- a CDS encoding Hsp33 family molecular chaperone HslO translates to MSQAKARYFARKLARKEADSVHLPFAPPLAEDTLWRGMTRGGELRLLVVRATASVREVSQTLATNGDTGRLVAELTAGGLLVRSAMDPDAQVQLTIRNPGAAGSLYLDVWASGAGFRASMQHPEVRESAEAPLFLGGEFDLLRSRAGGTPHRSARVLDTESLSDAFMAHLLDSDQIRAVLQLDVRYAGDDLIQACGFLVQITPEGGREDIERLLENLEEVPPLADLMTDADPDARAFGDRLFEGYKWDQSAREDVSFVCRCSRERLVAVLKGLPENEVREMVEEGTPIETTCEFCLTKFEISPEELQRPVG, encoded by the coding sequence ATGAGCCAGGCGAAAGCACGCTATTTCGCTCGCAAGCTGGCGCGGAAGGAAGCGGACTCGGTCCATCTTCCATTCGCGCCGCCGCTCGCTGAGGATACGTTGTGGCGTGGGATGACGCGTGGCGGAGAGCTCCGTCTTCTCGTCGTGCGCGCGACCGCCTCGGTGCGCGAGGTCTCCCAAACGCTCGCGACAAACGGTGACACCGGGCGGCTCGTCGCGGAGTTGACCGCGGGTGGGCTGCTCGTGCGTTCCGCGATGGATCCCGATGCACAGGTACAGCTCACGATTCGCAACCCGGGTGCCGCGGGTAGCCTGTACCTCGACGTGTGGGCTTCGGGTGCCGGGTTTCGCGCGTCGATGCAGCACCCGGAAGTCCGCGAAAGCGCCGAAGCCCCGCTGTTCCTGGGCGGCGAGTTCGATTTGCTCCGTAGCCGGGCCGGTGGGACCCCGCATCGATCCGCGCGGGTTCTCGATACCGAGTCGTTGTCGGACGCGTTCATGGCGCACTTGCTCGACAGTGACCAGATTCGCGCTGTTCTTCAGCTCGATGTTCGGTACGCCGGTGACGACCTCATTCAGGCCTGTGGCTTTCTCGTTCAGATCACGCCGGAAGGCGGCCGCGAGGACATCGAGCGGCTGCTTGAGAACCTCGAGGAGGTGCCGCCGCTGGCGGATCTGATGACGGATGCGGATCCCGACGCGCGCGCCTTCGGTGATCGTCTTTTCGAGGGGTACAAGTGGGACCAGTCCGCGCGTGAAGACGTTTCGTTCGTGTGCCGCTGTTCGCGCGAGCGCCTCGTCGCCGTTCTGAAGGGACTGCCGGAGAATGAGGTGAGAGAGATGGTTGAGGAGGGCACGCCGATCGAGACCACGTGTGAGTTCTGCCTTACGAAGTTCGAGATCTCGCCCGAAGAGCTTCAGCGTCCGGTGGGATGA
- the mscL gene encoding large-conductance mechanosensitive channel protein MscL: MSMGQEFKEFAMRGNVVDMAVGVVVGAAFGKITTSLVNDVIMPPIGMLLGKVDFSELAVVLVPATEGVEAVAINYGLFINNIINFVIIAFCIFMVVKGLNSMKRKEEEEPSAPPEPSKEEVLLGEIRDALKSR, encoded by the coding sequence ATGAGCATGGGGCAGGAGTTCAAAGAGTTCGCGATGCGCGGAAACGTCGTCGACATGGCGGTCGGCGTCGTGGTCGGTGCGGCCTTCGGAAAGATCACCACGTCGCTGGTGAACGACGTGATCATGCCGCCGATCGGGATGCTGCTCGGGAAGGTCGACTTTTCGGAGCTGGCCGTGGTGTTGGTGCCCGCGACGGAGGGAGTCGAGGCCGTCGCGATCAACTACGGCCTCTTCATCAACAACATCATCAACTTCGTGATCATCGCGTTCTGCATCTTCATGGTCGTGAAGGGGCTGAACTCGATGAAGCGCAAGGAAGAGGAGGAGCCTTCGGCCCCACCGGAGCCCAGCAAGGAAGAAGTGCTGCTGGGCGAGATCCGGGACGCGCTCAAGAGCCGCTGA
- a CDS encoding winged helix-turn-helix transcriptional regulator, giving the protein MAPRPSQAAKTAGVPRPGQIFDPVARALDVIGDRWTLVLVRQLIVGLKGFTELRQRTGIAPRVLSSRLRQLAADGFVEQVENGTRSAYAATDRGRSLEPIISSLAQWWIHHGIQELSINVADFNETSPQSILEALPFLLREERAHGENVVFEIRLEGEGGGVWCISIHDGRCEVARGFAEHADVRYTADTSAWCGVALGLLDARDVVRRGLMTKDGGSQALDHYFHRVSTLGSGGPGREQQVGPDRRKPS; this is encoded by the coding sequence ATGGCACCGAGACCTTCTCAGGCAGCCAAGACCGCCGGGGTGCCGCGGCCGGGTCAGATCTTCGATCCGGTCGCGCGCGCTCTCGACGTCATTGGCGATCGCTGGACCCTCGTCCTGGTTCGCCAACTGATCGTCGGCCTCAAGGGCTTCACGGAGCTGCGGCAGCGCACGGGAATCGCACCGCGCGTTCTCTCGAGTCGCCTTCGCCAACTGGCGGCGGACGGGTTCGTCGAGCAAGTCGAGAACGGAACCCGCTCGGCGTACGCCGCGACAGACCGAGGTCGTTCTCTCGAGCCGATCATATCGTCGCTCGCCCAGTGGTGGATTCACCACGGGATCCAGGAACTCTCGATCAACGTCGCTGATTTCAACGAGACGTCCCCGCAGTCGATCCTCGAGGCCCTTCCTTTCTTGCTGCGCGAAGAGCGCGCTCACGGCGAGAACGTCGTGTTCGAGATTCGACTCGAAGGCGAGGGCGGCGGGGTTTGGTGCATTTCCATTCACGACGGACGTTGTGAAGTCGCTCGCGGTTTCGCTGAGCACGCCGACGTTCGATACACCGCCGACACGAGCGCCTGGTGTGGCGTCGCACTCGGTCTTCTCGATGCACGAGACGTCGTGAGGCGAGGTCTCATGACGAAGGACGGGGGCTCGCAGGCTCTCGACCATTACTTTCACCGCGTGTCGACACTCGGCAGTGGTGGCCCGGGCCGCGAACAGCAAGTCGGACCCGACAGGAGGAAACCATCATGA
- a CDS encoding DUF4345 family protein: MSGIQIFLLLEALLWVPYGIYCLLVPGVLADGATVTATSATGVTELRAMYGGLQFAIGAGCIWGAVSEDLERSAVWMLFLLTSGIGTARVIGLGLDGGMGAYTSLALVFEFATAIWSGRLLLQEAE; this comes from the coding sequence ATGAGCGGAATCCAGATCTTCTTACTGCTCGAAGCACTGCTTTGGGTTCCCTACGGGATCTATTGCCTGCTGGTCCCGGGGGTTCTGGCCGACGGTGCCACTGTCACTGCGACGAGCGCGACCGGGGTTACGGAACTGCGAGCCATGTACGGCGGGCTCCAGTTCGCAATTGGCGCCGGGTGCATCTGGGGAGCGGTCTCCGAGGATCTGGAGCGGAGCGCCGTCTGGATGCTGTTCCTGCTAACCAGCGGAATCGGTACGGCCCGAGTGATTGGGCTGGGGCTCGACGGGGGGATGGGCGCGTACACGAGCCTCGCCCTTGTCTTCGAGTTCGCAACCGCGATCTGGTCGGGTCGCTTGCTCTTGCAAGAAGCCGAGTAG
- a CDS encoding metalloregulator ArsR/SmtB family transcription factor, translating to MRFERSLKRRDTFTALADPTRRRILELLRDRGPLPAGQIASRFRGAARPGISRHLRVLRESGLVRVESLGRSRRYELNAKPLVDLHRGWLESFAKSHTNSLAELRRHVEKP from the coding sequence GTGCGCTTTGAGAGATCATTGAAGCGTAGAGACACCTTCACCGCCCTCGCGGACCCCACGCGACGAAGGATCCTCGAACTCCTACGCGACCGCGGACCGCTCCCGGCCGGGCAGATTGCGTCGCGCTTCCGCGGCGCGGCGCGCCCCGGGATCTCCCGTCATCTTCGCGTCCTGCGGGAGTCCGGTCTCGTCCGGGTCGAAAGTCTCGGCCGCTCGCGACGTTACGAGTTGAACGCGAAGCCACTCGTCGACCTCCACCGAGGATGGCTCGAGAGCTTCGCCAAGTCCCATACCAACAGCCTGGCCGAGCTCAGGCGACACGTGGAAAAACCTTAG
- a CDS encoding OmpA family protein has translation MRRGVGILVVCSLALGVATDASADGFEFGVETGATFPLSKTKRSMGDVGGSIGLPGGYRFNMGQNFALSIIGQPNFFAFPTETGFPGSNMSSNFSYTVGPKFTLLTKWVTAHAGAQGGYYQDLTGPMDDGGAGFNGNAGVSYRLDQYQSLGVFGRYDYSTQDAAPSSTDSRQMVTGGLQYLYSWAQPEPPPPAPEPPPPAAPAKRKIILRGVNFDFDKSNIRADAQPILNAAIDVLKAEPGINVSVQGYTDSIGSDAYNLKLSQRRAESVTRYMVTGGVSATRLTAVGFGESDPVATNETEDGRAQNRRVELRVLGE, from the coding sequence ATGAGGAGAGGGGTAGGAATCCTGGTTGTGTGTTCGTTGGCGCTGGGCGTCGCGACCGATGCAAGCGCCGATGGCTTCGAGTTCGGCGTCGAAACTGGTGCGACGTTCCCGCTTTCGAAAACCAAGCGTAGCATGGGTGACGTCGGCGGCTCGATCGGCCTGCCCGGAGGCTACCGATTCAACATGGGCCAGAACTTCGCGCTGTCGATCATCGGACAGCCGAACTTCTTCGCCTTCCCGACGGAGACGGGGTTCCCCGGCAGCAACATGTCGAGCAACTTCTCCTACACGGTCGGCCCCAAGTTCACCCTCCTCACGAAGTGGGTCACGGCCCACGCCGGGGCTCAGGGCGGCTACTACCAAGATCTGACCGGACCGATGGACGACGGTGGCGCCGGCTTCAACGGCAATGCCGGGGTCAGCTACCGGTTAGACCAGTATCAGAGCCTCGGGGTGTTCGGTCGCTACGACTACTCGACCCAGGACGCCGCGCCGAGTTCCACCGACTCACGGCAGATGGTCACCGGCGGCCTGCAATACCTTTACTCCTGGGCCCAACCCGAACCGCCGCCGCCCGCGCCGGAGCCGCCGCCACCGGCCGCGCCCGCGAAGCGCAAGATCATCCTTCGCGGTGTGAATTTCGACTTCGACAAGTCGAACATCCGAGCCGACGCACAGCCGATTCTGAACGCGGCCATCGACGTGCTGAAGGCTGAGCCCGGCATCAACGTCTCGGTCCAGGGCTACACTGACAGCATCGGGAGCGATGCCTACAACCTGAAGCTGTCCCAGCGACGCGCTGAGTCCGTGACCCGCTACATGGTCACCGGCGGCGTTTCGGCGACTCGACTCACGGCCGTCGGTTTCGGCGAATCGGACCCCGTTGCGACCAACGAGACCGAGGACGGACGCGCGCAGAATCGCCGTGTCGAACTCCGCGTTCTCGGTGAGTAG
- a CDS encoding THUMP domain-containing protein — translation MSTDEERSFFATAARGTEGALRDELRELRLPKVRADRGGVHFGGGFAHAMRACLRSRIGLRILWRQAEFQARDPEALYEGTRGIDWSRWLDQDRTLAVYATVKNSTLTHTGFVAQKIKDAVVDQLRERDGERPDVAPGDPDVRIVAHVERNRAQIFVDLAGTPLSKRGYRTQSGEAPLREHLAAAMLRLGGFRPGTPLFDPMCGSGTLPIEAAVWAEGRPAGGLRPFGFERWRCFDDAAQSDWALERQRAVDFAEPIETEIRGSDRDPRALKSARGNAKRAGVDVRFDREDLAGMTVPPKGTLVLTNPPYGVRLERDQEWLDDFRDALARLQGSTVVAITPDRSLPEHVGAKATREHTLYNGDLECRLFTWET, via the coding sequence GTGAGCACCGACGAAGAGCGCTCCTTTTTTGCGACGGCGGCCCGCGGGACGGAAGGTGCGTTGCGTGACGAGCTTCGCGAACTGCGCCTGCCGAAGGTCCGCGCTGATCGGGGCGGGGTTCACTTCGGAGGCGGGTTCGCGCACGCGATGCGTGCCTGCCTGCGCAGTCGCATCGGACTCCGGATCCTCTGGCGACAAGCCGAGTTTCAGGCGCGTGATCCCGAAGCGTTGTACGAAGGCACGCGGGGAATCGACTGGTCTCGTTGGCTCGATCAGGATCGTACTCTCGCCGTCTACGCGACCGTGAAGAACAGCACGCTCACGCATACGGGCTTCGTCGCGCAGAAGATCAAGGATGCCGTCGTCGATCAGCTTCGTGAGCGCGACGGTGAGCGGCCCGACGTTGCCCCTGGTGATCCCGATGTGCGAATCGTCGCGCACGTCGAACGGAATCGCGCGCAGATCTTCGTCGACCTCGCCGGAACCCCTCTTTCCAAGCGCGGCTATCGGACGCAGAGCGGTGAAGCGCCGCTGCGCGAGCATCTTGCTGCGGCGATGCTGCGTCTCGGGGGTTTCCGCCCGGGCACGCCGCTCTTCGATCCGATGTGCGGCTCGGGAACTTTACCGATCGAGGCGGCCGTGTGGGCAGAGGGGCGACCGGCCGGGGGCCTTCGGCCTTTCGGGTTCGAGCGTTGGCGCTGTTTCGACGATGCGGCACAGAGCGATTGGGCGCTCGAACGGCAGCGGGCCGTAGACTTTGCTGAACCCATCGAGACGGAGATCCGTGGCAGTGATCGCGATCCGCGGGCTCTCAAGTCCGCGCGCGGGAATGCGAAGCGCGCCGGTGTCGATGTTCGGTTCGATCGGGAAGACCTTGCAGGCATGACAGTGCCCCCGAAGGGCACCCTCGTCTTGACCAATCCGCCTTACGGCGTACGGCTCGAACGCGACCAGGAGTGGCTGGACGATTTCCGGGATGCCCTCGCGCGCCTGCAGGGGAGTACGGTCGTCGCCATCACCCCGGACCGGAGCCTTCCCGAACATGTCGGGGCCAAGGCGACCCGCGAGCACACGCTCTACAACGGTGATCTCGAGTGCAGGCTGTTCACCTGGGAGACTTGA
- a CDS encoding patatin-like phospholipase family protein codes for MQRLSCVLLLALVLLQGCAWAVLNKGLPKWSPADEAALTKEMSGGSEELLVMLAFSGGGTRASAFACGVLQELAETKVEVDGRERRFLDEVDVISSVSGGSFTSAYYGLYGDEIFDGYEEKFLRKNVEGSLIASLFWPPNWFRLGSGAYGQSDLAARYYDEELFHEATFADLERPGTPFILINVTDLATGSRFGFTREFFDALCSDLPAYSVAEAVAASSAVPILLSPITLKNYEPACGYKEPTWMTAALQDNTNARRRAEAKVRASYLDSKLRRYVHLVDGGISDNLGLRGALELMTLAGSAEAGLAEMGHPNPGWIVVLLVDAETHPEPTFALTAASPTMAELVGSVASAQIDHYNFETIELVQARLGEWTRERSKPGRPVEFVFVEVSFDRVADDQRRAMLNEIGTNFDLSGEEVDTLLETSREVLRSSPEFQRLLSSIADKR; via the coding sequence ATGCAGCGGCTCTCCTGCGTTCTCCTACTAGCCCTTGTTCTGCTCCAGGGCTGCGCGTGGGCCGTGCTGAACAAGGGGCTTCCCAAATGGAGCCCAGCTGACGAGGCCGCGTTGACGAAGGAGATGTCGGGCGGCTCGGAGGAGCTCCTCGTCATGCTCGCTTTTTCGGGCGGCGGGACGCGCGCCTCGGCGTTCGCGTGCGGCGTTCTCCAAGAATTGGCGGAGACGAAGGTCGAAGTGGACGGCCGGGAGCGACGTTTCCTGGACGAGGTCGACGTGATTTCGTCGGTCTCTGGCGGCAGTTTCACCTCGGCGTACTATGGCCTGTACGGCGACGAAATCTTTGACGGGTACGAGGAGAAGTTCCTTCGCAAGAACGTCGAAGGCTCCCTCATCGCGAGCCTCTTCTGGCCGCCGAACTGGTTTCGGCTCGGTTCGGGTGCCTACGGTCAAAGTGACCTCGCGGCGCGGTATTACGACGAGGAGCTTTTCCACGAGGCCACCTTCGCCGATCTTGAGCGTCCCGGCACGCCGTTCATCTTGATCAACGTGACGGATCTCGCGACGGGCAGTCGATTCGGGTTCACGCGTGAATTCTTCGACGCGCTTTGTTCCGATCTCCCGGCGTACTCGGTTGCAGAAGCGGTCGCCGCTTCCTCGGCCGTTCCGATTCTTCTGTCGCCCATCACCCTCAAGAACTACGAGCCGGCCTGCGGTTACAAAGAGCCGACGTGGATGACGGCGGCACTGCAAGACAATACGAACGCGCGGCGTCGCGCAGAGGCGAAAGTGCGTGCTTCGTACCTCGACTCGAAGCTGCGCCGGTACGTCCACCTGGTCGACGGAGGGATCTCGGACAACCTGGGCCTCCGGGGCGCCCTGGAGTTGATGACCCTTGCAGGGAGTGCCGAGGCGGGCCTCGCCGAGATGGGGCACCCGAACCCGGGCTGGATCGTCGTCCTCCTGGTGGACGCGGAGACGCACCCAGAGCCGACGTTCGCGCTGACCGCCGCTTCGCCGACCATGGCGGAACTCGTCGGGAGCGTCGCGTCGGCGCAGATCGATCACTACAATTTCGAGACGATCGAGCTCGTTCAGGCGCGGCTCGGGGAATGGACCCGGGAGCGCTCGAAGCCGGGCCGGCCAGTGGAGTTCGTCTTCGTCGAGGTCAGCTTCGACCGCGTGGCCGATGACCAGAGGCGAGCCATG